A stretch of the Osmerus mordax isolate fOsmMor3 chromosome 12, fOsmMor3.pri, whole genome shotgun sequence genome encodes the following:
- the LOC136954415 gene encoding protocadherin gamma-C5-like: MTKRMGYRDWRWLALWWHIFFLFWRTIDGQTRYTISEELKQGSVVGNLAKDLGLGLSEIFDRKLRVASEAGKQYFRVDAVKGELVVNERIDRETLCGQSTSCVLPLQIVIENPLQLHRIEVEIRDINDNSPNFLTRELNLKIAESTVAGVRLPLEIAEDPDVGSNSLKSYILSKDDCFDLKIKELKNGRKVPELVLERLLDREKKPVHQLLLTAVDGGNPVRSGTTQITITVLDVNDNIPLFEKSVYKVSVSENTKRGTFVAKLKATDVDEGQNGELQYAFSERTSDSVLSTFDINSVTGEIFLKGALDFETVANYEFDISAKDKGTPEMEGHCSVQLEIIDVNDNAPEIILTSQPSPVPEDAPRDTVVALISARDLDSGDNGKVTLQLPNGYPFTLKPSFSNNYILVSSGVLDRESFSQYNIEITATDSGSPPLTTKKTIPVSITDVNDNPPKFSHPSYNVYLKENGLPGSILYSISATDLDLGDNAKISYTILDSKVQDVSVSSYVYMNSDNGSIYSMHSFDYEKLKVFQIQVQAKDHGSPSLSSNATVHVFILDQNDNAPAVIYPSAALGSLSHQNMPRSAKAGHLVTKVTAVDADSGHNAWISYKLAEATDASLFSVNIYTGEVRTKRAVSEQDDSSQRLLIEIKDDGEPVQSTTVTVAILIEDGLHEPILDLRQKAPEPSKKNGRITLYLILSLASVSVLSVLTFVILTVRCVKNSSGSCCMRRADYDGYTNPNRNLQIQLNSDGPIKYVEVLGGDMLSQSQSFRSCLSPMSEFSDFTFVKPSSTTDFKEMINVLDASLPDSAWTFESQQVSRESNFMARNSLYTYCDVTDVARRAFVV, from the exons ATGACAAAGAGAATGGGATACCGAGACTGGAGGTGGTTGGCTCTTTGGTGGcatattttctttctcttctggaGAACAATTGACGGACAGACTCGCTATACCATCTCTGAGGAACTGAAACAGGGTTCTGTTGTAGGAAATCTAGCCAAAGATCTGGGCTTGGGACTGTCTGAGATTTTTGACCGTAAATTGCGCGTCGCCTCCGAGGCTGGTAAGCAGTATTTCCGAGTGGATGCGGTAAAGGGCGAGCTGGTCGTCAATGaaaggatagacagagagactttATGTGGACAAAGCACGAGCTGCGTGTTACCGCTGCAGATTGTCATTGAGAACCCCTTACAGTTACATCGTATTGAGGTAGAAATACGAGACATAAATGATAATTCTCCCAATTTCCTCACTCGAGAACTCAATCTCAAAATCGCTGAATCCACTGTTGCGGGTGTTCGCTTACCATTAGAGATTGCAGAAGACCCTGATGTTGGAAGCAACTCTCTTAAATCATATATTTTAAGTAAAGacgattgttttgatttaaAGATAAAAGAACTTAAAAACGGGCGAAAAGTTCCTGAGCTGGTTTTGGAGAGACTGcttgacagagagaaaaaacctGTGCACCAGTTGTTATTGACAGCTGTAGACGGAGGAAATCCTGTCCGATCTGGAACAACACAGATAACTATCACTGTCCTAGATGTAAACGATAACATCCCATTATTTGAAAAGTCCGTCTACAAGGTTTCGGTTTCAGAAAATACTAAAAGAGGCACATTTGTCGCAAAGCTTAAAGCTACAGATGTTGATGAGGGTCAAAACGGGGAGTTACAATATGCATTCAGTGAGCGTACTTCTGATTCCGTGCTTTCAACATTTGATATTAATTCAGTTACAGGTGAAATCTTTTTGAAAGGCGCGTTAGATTTTGAAACAGTCGCtaactatgaatttgatatCAGTGCTAAAGATAAAGGCACCCCGGAAATGGAGGGGCATTGCAGTGTCCAGTTAGAGATTATAGATGTAAATGACAATGCACCCGAGATTATTCTCACTTCTCAACCAAGCCCAGTTCCCGAGGACGCACCTAGGGACACTGTAGTGGCTTTAATTAGCGCCCGAGACCTTGACTCTGGGGATAACGGTAAAGTAACGTTACAACTCCCCAATGGCTACCCTTTCACTCTGAAACCGTCTTTTTCCAATAATTACATACTTGTAAGCAGTGGGGTGTTAGACCGAGAGAGTTTCTCACAGTATAATATTGAGATAACAGCCACTGAttctggctctcctcccctcaccacgAAAAAAACAATACCTGTTAGTATCACTGATGTAAACGACAACCCTCCTAAATTTAGCCATCCCTCATATAATGTGTATTTGAAAGAGAATGGATTACCAGGCTCCATACTCTACTCGATATCCGCGACTGACCTGGATTTAGGAGACAATGCCAAGATCTCGTACACCATCCTGGACTCCAAGGTGCAGGACGTGTCTGTGTCCTCCTATGTATACATGAACTCTGATAACGGCAGCATCTACAGTATGCACTCGTTCGACTATGAGAAACTCAAGGTGTTTCAGATTCAGGTGCAGGCAAAGGACCACGGCTCTCCATCTTTGAGCAGCAACGCCACCGTCCATGTTTTTATCCTGGACCAGAACGACAATGCCCCCGCTGTTATTTACCCCTCCGCTGCCCTGGGCTCGCTCTCTCATCAGAATATGCCCCGCTCCGCTAAAGCAGGCCACCTGGTTACCAAGGTGACGGCCGTGGACGCAGACTCGGGCCACAACGCCTGGATCTCCTATAAACTGGCGGAGGCCACAGATGCGTCTCTGTTCAGTGTCAATATTTACACGGGGGAGGTGAGGACTAAACGCGCTGTGTCTGAGCAGGATGACTCCTCTCAGAGGCTGCTTATAGAGATAAAAGACGACGGGGAGCCGGTCCAGTCAACCACGGTCACGGTGGCCATACTGATAGAGGACGGGCTACACGAGCCCATCTTAGACCTCCGACAGAAAGCGCCTGAGCCCAGTAAGAAAAACGGTAGAATCACCCTctatctcatcctctctctggcctcggTTTCCGTTCTTTCTGTGCTGACTTTTGTTATCTTAACTGTGAGGTGCGTTAAAAACAGCAGCGGCAGTTGTTGCATGAGACGGGCCGACTATGACGGCTACACGAACCCCAACAGAAACCTGCAGATCCAGCTCAACAGTGACGGGCCTATTAAGTACGTCGAGGTCCTGGGAGGGGACATGTTGTCTCAGAGTCAATCGTTCaggtcctgcctctctcccatgTCAGAGTTCAGTGATTTCACCTTCGTTAAGCCCAGCAGCACCACTGACTTTAAGGAGATGATCAACGTTCTAGACGCGTCTTTACCTGACAGCGCCTGGACCTTTGAGAGCCAGCAGGTGAGCAGAGAATCCAACTTTATGGCGCGCAACAGTCTTTACACGTATTGTGACGTCACCGACGTTGc GAGACGAGCCTTTGTGGTCTGA